The following coding sequences are from one Aethina tumida isolate Nest 87 chromosome 2, icAetTumi1.1, whole genome shotgun sequence window:
- the LOC109598852 gene encoding uncharacterized protein LOC109598852, whose protein sequence is MKSVVVNTYLLCLLLRHVTSDTHDETEVASRHARFWPVGFVRFANSICSTLEGLEGTCYTREQCDGINGGIVSGKCANGIGRCCLVQRTCGSTSSYNNTYFVNSNYPNGNPAPTQCVYTIRKCNSDICQVRLDFLALSLAQPDGNGYCVTDSVQVVGGASTVPIICGENSGQHMYVYFNGDSDIKIIVSANSIGRSWSIKVAQIGCDCPWKAPTGCLQYFTSLTGTVNNFNYGTGINGNLVTQNIDGNDQPIAVPGTRQMANENYGVCVQMQPGYCSIKWSQGSDSTSFTVNNSTALQEAIRGLPGDPLKGENCTTDYVVVPNPHYTNGTAIDADRFCGNQFIPLVSSSKPFVLTVVTNKDEVGDVANRGFSLNYEQQACGTDTSSLSLALALG, encoded by the exons ATGAAGAGTGTTGTTGTGAATACCTATTTATTGTGTCTGCTCCTTCGACACGTTACATCAGATACCCATGATGAAACTGAAGTTGCTTCAAGACATGCTAGAT TTTGGCCTGTTGGCTTCGTTCGTTTCGCCAATTCGATTTGTTCGACTTTAGAAGGCTTGGAAGGTACTTGCTATACCAGAGAACAGTGTGATGGAATCAACGGAGGGATTGTCTCAGGAAAATGTGCCAACGGAATAGGCAGATGTTGCTTAG TTCAAAGGACGTGTGGCTCAACTTCCTCCTACAACAACACTTACTTTGTTAACTCAAATTACCCCAATGGAAATCCTGCACCGACTCAATGCGTTTATACCATCAGAAAGTGTAACTCGGATATTTGCCAA GTGCGCCTGGACTTTTTGGCTCTATCCCTGGCCCAGCCAGACGGTAACGGTTATTGTGTAACCGATTCGGTTCAAGTGGTCGGAGGTGCCTCCACAGTTCCAATAATCTGCGGCGAAAACTCCGGACAACACATGTACGTCTACTTCAACGGCGACAGCgacattaaaataatcgtATCGGCCAACTCCATCGGAAGGTCGTGGAGCATAAAGGTGGCGCAAATCGGCTGCGACTGCCCATGGAAAG CTCCGACTGGGTGTTTGCAGTACTTCACCTCGCTGACCGGAACcgttaacaatttcaattacGGTACCGGCATAAACGGCAACTTGGTGACGCAAAACATTGACGGGAACGACCAACCAATCGCGGTTCCCGGCACCAGACAGATGGCAAACGAGAACTACGGCGTTTGCGTCCAGATGCAACCGGGGTACTGTTCAATAAAGTGGAGTCAAGGGAGTGATAGTACCTCTTTCACTGTTAACAACAGCACGGCTCTGCAGGAGGCCATCCGCGGATTACCTGGTGATCCCCTGAAAGGGGAGAACTGCACCACTGATTACGTGGTAGTACCAAATCCACATTATACCAATGGTACTGCCATCGATGCTGATAGGTTTTGTGGAAACCAATTTATTCCGTTAGTCa gttcttcCAAACCCTTTGTATTGACAGTCGTAACAAATAAAGATGAGGTGGGTGATGTTGCTAATAGAGGTTTCTCGTTGAATTATGAACAACAAGCGTGTGGTACTGATACTAGTAGTCTTTCTCTAGCCTTAGCATTAggttaa
- the LOC109598862 gene encoding uncharacterized protein LOC109598862 isoform X1, with translation MYKILLIIAVFACAKVKLEVLVVELPAETGNTPQETIKKNIERYAKHLETIRHHIGRGVNIVVFPEYGLTGLNPNVEESAQFIPDMYQSHSGLPDNIKQLSDLAISSGVHLVVNMLEMDNSTNTKRYYNTLVVFDTYGRIIAKARKFNLTPKEKMKLTPGTSVATFTFYLYQFCLLIGEDILTLEAFNNVNTFAGVIISSSWQNTLPSNLATSIAYGYFKRTKTKVFYSNLNNPEEGISGSGLYSEEKVDAEMTGTSRTIMKYGLYFPGMLFPYNSNQHEKANEELTTLGKSERFANEDPISGLKLITQLPETVKKTPAIKNTIINDYGRCTLVTTTDLSTVYQLIAYETIERIGSRDYLSYFCGIIPTDTNLRTKTNVTLEKVTITIQPKTTEKIITLPIVADYNFLPADFSYNVSDGTVATIQDKRDIIVFGIRTLKPITIINIGTASIFVAPTKSAQQTIKTNIEKYSLRLEKSKGENWHCDLLVLPEYGLTGLNPDLEHSAQFLPDINVTPNEYQDNIKALSNLAIKYKVNLVVNLLEFEAKKYYNALVVFDKLGRLKQKTRKINLTLKEREQLSPGTEIRTVELSGLKLALLIGEDILTPEASKLEDVDGVVVSSAWGNEPEANKIADDFHKKKKIPVYLSNLFDPNERVTGPQNYFSDVIQSNYVNHEFIKSENGFIVPIKRTSIRVLPRNNVKLLGSYVCQIFTSTDVPSIYQFVMEETKRTEQKNDISYFCGLKIYNNQIIDVTLRYVKIVVYAVMDENINIRPISFDYFSQPVNYKKYFKNHSVSVEIENKSNIYAFGIRITKNG, from the exons atgtacaaaattttattgattatagcTGTTTTTGCTTGTGCAAAG gtAAAGTTGGAAGTGCTGGTTGTAGAACTTCCGGCCGAAACTGGAAACACCCCCCAAGAAACAATCAAAAAGAACATTGAAAGATACGCCAAACATTTGGAAACAATTCGA caTCACATTGGGCGTGGTGTTAATATAGTTGTATTTCCTGAATACGGTTTGACCGGGTTGAATCCCAATGTTGAGGAGTCTGCTCAATTTATCCCTGACATGTATCAGTCACATTCAGGCTTGCCAGAC aacattaaacaattaagCGATTTGGCTATTTCTTCTGGTGTTCATTTAGTTGTAAATATGTTAGAAATGGATAAttcaacaaatacaaaaaggTATTACAACACTCTCGTTGTCTTTGACACTTATGGAAGAATTATTGCAAA AGcaagaaaatttaatctgactccaaaagaaaaaatgaaacttaCACCGGGTACCTCAGTAGCAACATTTACTTTCTATTTGTACCAGTTCTGTTTGCTGATCGGAGAAGACATTTTAACTCTCGAAGCATTCAATAATGTCAATACCTTCGCTGGAGTAATAATTTCTTCATCTTGGCAAAATACACTCCCATCAAACTTGG CGACAAGCATCGCATACGGTTATTTCAAAAGAACGAAAACCAAAGTCTTCTACTCGAACCTCAATAATCCTGAAGAGGGCATCAGTGGAAGCGGATTGTATTCGGAAGAAAAGGTGGACGCAGAAATGACTGGAACAAGTCGAACCATAATGAAATACGGTCTATACTTTCCT ggAATGCTATTCCCATATAATTCAAATCAACATGAAAAAGCCAACGAAGAACTCACCACTTTGGGTAAATCT GAAAGATTTGCAAATGAAGATCCTATTTCCGGATTAAAACTGATCACCCAACTACCAGAAACTGTTAAAAAGACAccagcaataaaaaataccatCATTAACGATTATGGACGATGTACATTGGTGACCACCACCGATTTATCAACAGTTTATCA ATTAATTGCGTACGAAACCATCGAACGAATTGGTAGTCGTGATTATTTGTCGTATTTTTGTGGGATAATTCCAACTGACACAAATTTAAGAACGAAAACCAATGTCACTTTGGAAAAAGTAACGATCACAATCCAACCAAAGACTACAGAGAAAATTATCACTTTGCCCATAGTTGCCGATTATAACTTCTTACCTGCTGATTTCAGCTACAACGTCAGTGATGGTACTGTTGCAACAATTCAAGACAAACGAGACATTATCGTGTTTGGCATCAGAACTTTAAAACCGATAACC attataaacATTGGGACAGCATCAATTTTTGTGGCACCCACAAAATCTGCTCAGCAAACCATTAAGACGAATATTGAAAAGTACAGCCTGAGATTAGAGAAATCCAag GGGGAAAATTGGCACTGCGATTTGTTGGTACTTCCGGAATACGGTTTGACTGGCTTAAACCCTGATCTTGAACACTCAGCACAATTTTTACCCGATATAAATGTTACCCCTAATGAATATCAAGAT aatataaaggCCCTGAGCAACTtggcaattaaatataaagttaatttggtGGTAAACCTTTTAGAATTTGAGGCAAAAAAGTATTACAATGCTCTTGTGGTTTTCGATAAACTTGGACGgttaaaacaaaa gacacgtaaaataaatttgacactAAAAGAAAGGGAACAACTCAGCCCCGGTACTGAAATCAGAACTGTTGAATTGAGTGGTTTAAAATTAGCTTTATTAATTGGCGAAGACATTTTAACACCAGAAGCTTCCAAATTAGAAGACGTTGATGGAGTTGTAGTTTCGTCAGCTTGGGGAAACGAACCTGAag CAAACAAAATCGCAGATGATTTccacaaaaagaaaaaaatcccAGTCTATTTGTCAAACCTCTTCGACCCAAATGAAAGGGTAACCGGGCCTCAGAACTATTTTAGCGACGTTATTCAAAGCAACTATGTTAATCATGAGTTCATTAAATCG GAAAATGGCTTCATTGTTCCAATTAAAAGAACCTCCATTAGGGTACTACCAAGAAATAACGTCAAACTTTTGGGAAGTTATGTgtgtcaaatatttacatcCACCGACGTACCTTCAATATACCA GTTCGTAATGGAAGAGACTAAGAGGACCGAACAAAAAAACGATATTAGCTACTTTTGCGGTTTGAAAAtctataataatcaaataatagacGTCACTTTaagatatgttaaaatcgtggtataCGCAGTGATGGACGAAAACATCAATATACGTCCGATCAGTTTCGATTATTTTTCACAAcctgttaattataaaaaatattttaaaaatcactcTGTGTCGGTTGAAATAGAGAATAAATCGAATATTTATGCGTTTGGAATTAGAATTACTAAAAATGGATAA
- the LOC109598862 gene encoding uncharacterized protein LOC109598862 isoform X2 has product MYKILLIIAVFACAKVKLEVLVVELPAETGNTPQETIKKNIERYAKHLETIRHHIGRGVNIVVFPEYGLTGLNPNVEESAQFIPDMYQSHSGLPDNIKQLSDLAISSGVHLVVNMLEMDNSTNTKRYYNTLVVFDTYGRIIAKARKFNLTPKEKMKLTPGTSVATFTFYLYQFCLLIGEDILTLEAFNNVNTFAGVIISSSWQNTLPSNLATSIAYGYFKRTKTKVFYSNLNNPEEGISGSGLYSEEKVDAEMTGTSRTIMKYGLYFPGMLFPYNSNQHEKANEELTTLGKSERFANEDPISGLKLITQLPETVKKTPAIKNTIINDYGRCTLVTTTDLSTVYQLIAYETIERIGSRDYLSYFCGIIPTDTNLRTKTNVTLEKVTITIQPKTTEKIITLPIVADYNFLPADFSYNVSDGTVATIQDKRDIIVFGIRTLKPITIINIGTASIFVAPTKSAQQTIKTNIEKYSLRLEKSKGENWHCDLLVLPEYGLTGLNPDLEHSAQFLPDINVTPNEYQDNIKALSNLAIKYKVNLVVNLLEFEAKKYYNALVVFDKLGRLKQNFKDT; this is encoded by the exons atgtacaaaattttattgattatagcTGTTTTTGCTTGTGCAAAG gtAAAGTTGGAAGTGCTGGTTGTAGAACTTCCGGCCGAAACTGGAAACACCCCCCAAGAAACAATCAAAAAGAACATTGAAAGATACGCCAAACATTTGGAAACAATTCGA caTCACATTGGGCGTGGTGTTAATATAGTTGTATTTCCTGAATACGGTTTGACCGGGTTGAATCCCAATGTTGAGGAGTCTGCTCAATTTATCCCTGACATGTATCAGTCACATTCAGGCTTGCCAGAC aacattaaacaattaagCGATTTGGCTATTTCTTCTGGTGTTCATTTAGTTGTAAATATGTTAGAAATGGATAAttcaacaaatacaaaaaggTATTACAACACTCTCGTTGTCTTTGACACTTATGGAAGAATTATTGCAAA AGcaagaaaatttaatctgactccaaaagaaaaaatgaaacttaCACCGGGTACCTCAGTAGCAACATTTACTTTCTATTTGTACCAGTTCTGTTTGCTGATCGGAGAAGACATTTTAACTCTCGAAGCATTCAATAATGTCAATACCTTCGCTGGAGTAATAATTTCTTCATCTTGGCAAAATACACTCCCATCAAACTTGG CGACAAGCATCGCATACGGTTATTTCAAAAGAACGAAAACCAAAGTCTTCTACTCGAACCTCAATAATCCTGAAGAGGGCATCAGTGGAAGCGGATTGTATTCGGAAGAAAAGGTGGACGCAGAAATGACTGGAACAAGTCGAACCATAATGAAATACGGTCTATACTTTCCT ggAATGCTATTCCCATATAATTCAAATCAACATGAAAAAGCCAACGAAGAACTCACCACTTTGGGTAAATCT GAAAGATTTGCAAATGAAGATCCTATTTCCGGATTAAAACTGATCACCCAACTACCAGAAACTGTTAAAAAGACAccagcaataaaaaataccatCATTAACGATTATGGACGATGTACATTGGTGACCACCACCGATTTATCAACAGTTTATCA ATTAATTGCGTACGAAACCATCGAACGAATTGGTAGTCGTGATTATTTGTCGTATTTTTGTGGGATAATTCCAACTGACACAAATTTAAGAACGAAAACCAATGTCACTTTGGAAAAAGTAACGATCACAATCCAACCAAAGACTACAGAGAAAATTATCACTTTGCCCATAGTTGCCGATTATAACTTCTTACCTGCTGATTTCAGCTACAACGTCAGTGATGGTACTGTTGCAACAATTCAAGACAAACGAGACATTATCGTGTTTGGCATCAGAACTTTAAAACCGATAACC attataaacATTGGGACAGCATCAATTTTTGTGGCACCCACAAAATCTGCTCAGCAAACCATTAAGACGAATATTGAAAAGTACAGCCTGAGATTAGAGAAATCCAag GGGGAAAATTGGCACTGCGATTTGTTGGTACTTCCGGAATACGGTTTGACTGGCTTAAACCCTGATCTTGAACACTCAGCACAATTTTTACCCGATATAAATGTTACCCCTAATGAATATCAAGAT aatataaaggCCCTGAGCAACTtggcaattaaatataaagttaatttggtGGTAAACCTTTTAGAATTTGAGGCAAAAAAGTATTACAATGCTCTTGTGGTTTTCGATAAACTTGGACGgttaaaacaaaa ttttaaggacacgtaa
- the LOC109598861 gene encoding very low-density lipoprotein receptor — protein sequence MSPYFFLSFLFVTITVVCSINLRGLCSSHDFECEPGICYNKKYRCDGGYDCINRRDEEGCGPCTPNEFECEANWCIEKIHRCDGINDCDNGRDEEGCVPACQPFELRCHNNVTCVDERKFCDGKADCPDGSDEIHCRNRFITTIGGKQYYIEDFLQATWELAFLSCRKYGLHLVSMENPLAKKNIKEYLLKNDLKEKAFWTSATDSHLNSWYWLDIGYSLKDKIENNSTDEENHCLAIKGDIFYKTNCDETNYFICEYRLDQPLNN from the exons ATGAGTCCTTACTTCTTTCTAAGTTTTCTATTTGTTACCATTACTGTAGTGTGTTCCATAAATTTGAGAG GATTATGTTCGTCTCATGATTTCGAATGTGAACCAGGAATAtgttataataagaaatatagaTGTGATGGAGGGTACGATTGTATTAATCGCAGAGATGAAGAAGGATGTG GACCGTGTACCCCTAATGAATTCGAATGTGAGGCAAACTGGTGCATCGAGAAGATACACAGATGTGATGGAATTAACGATTGTGATAATGGAAGAGATGAAGAAGGATGTG TTCCAGCTTGTCAGCCCTTTGAACTCAGATGTCACAACAACGTGACGTGTGTCGATGAAAGAAAGTTCTGCGATGGAAAAGCGGATTGTCCAGATGGCTCAGATGAAATACACTGTA GAAATCGGTTTATAACAACAATTGGAggtaaacaatattatattgaagACTTTCTTCAg gCAACTTGGGAACTAGCTTTTCTATCATGTCGTAAATATGGCTTGCACTTGGTGTCCATGGAAAACCCACTagcaaagaaaaatataaaggaatatttattaaaaaatg ACCTCAAAGAAAAAGCATTTTGGACTTCTGCAACTGATAGTCATTTAAATTCATGGTACTGGTTGGACATAGGATATTCCTTAAAggacaaaattgaaaacaattcgACTGATGAAGAAAACCATTGTTTAGCAATTAAAGGAgacattttctataaaacaaaCTGCGATGAAACTAACTATTTCATATGTGAATATAGACTCGATCagccattaaataattaa
- the LOC109598853 gene encoding uncharacterized protein LOC109598853 translates to MNLYTSLIVTIISVTTALPPNSQHRFLTSIGDRQYYIENYLKANWELAFLTCRKRGLHLVSLEEKTYLKQLKDYLSKNDLRDKSFWTSATNKNLDSWYWFGVGEPFKDDIEGDSNNEGGHCLTMKGDFFHSTNCNSTNYFICEYIPNPSSRY, encoded by the exons ATGAATCTTTACACTTCTTTAATTGTTActattattagtgtaactaCGGCACTACCTCCTAATAGTC AACATCGATTTTTAACATCTATTGGAGACAgacaatattatattgaaaattatcttaag gcaAATTGGGAGTTAGCTTTTCTAACATGTCGTAAACGTGGCCTCCACCTGGTGTCCCTGGAGGAAAAGACGTACCTTAAACAGTTAAAGGACTATCTATCAAAAAATG acttAAGAGATAAATCATTTTGGACGTCCGCAACTAATAAGAATTTGGACTCTTGGTACTGGTTTGGTGTTGGAGAACCATTCAAAGACGACATTGAAGGCGATTCGAATAATGAAGGAGGTCATTGCTTGACAATGAAAGGAGATTTTTTCCATAGCACAAACTGCAAttcaactaattattttatatgtgaaTATATACCCAATCCATCATCCAGGTATTAA
- the LOC109598854 gene encoding uncharacterized protein LOC109598854 — protein sequence MSPDIILVVSLIVMSSALPANNKNRFLTTIGDREYFIEDNLEANWELAFLSCRKRGLHLISLDELPYRKRLKEYLSKNELKEKSFWTSGTAMNLESWYWLDVGKFFKGKIEGEVENGVHDCLTLKGDVFYQRNCSSNNHFICELRQ from the exons ATGAGTCCTGATATTATTTTGGTTGTAAGTCTTATTGTCATGTCTTCAGCACTACCTGCTAATAACa aaaatcgatttttaacCACCATTGGAGAcagagaatattttattgaggaTAATCTTGAG gCAAATTGGGAATTAGCTTTCCTGTCGTGTCGCAAACGTGGCCTCCATTTAATATCCCTGGATGAGTTACCCTACAGGAAACGTCTAAAGGAGTACCTATCAAAAAATG AGCTAaaagaaaaatcattttgGACTTCTGGGACTGCCATGAATTTGGAGTCGTGGTACTGGTTGGACGTGGGTAAATTTTTCAAAGGAAAAATCGAAGGCGAAGTGGAAAATGGGGTGCACGATTGCTTAACACTAAAAGGGGATGTTTTCTATCAGAGAAACTGCAGTTCAAATAACCATTTTATATGTGAATtgagacaataa